From one Kwoniella dejecticola CBS 10117 chromosome 2, complete sequence genomic stretch:
- a CDS encoding dihydrolipoyl dehydrogenase: protein MLSRQPFAQNLLRPLSKPSSSFSKSSTLPRLTFLQSRGLATSSDPYDVVVIGGGPGGYVAAIKAAQLGFKTACIEKRGALGGTCLNVGCIPSKAMLNNSHIYHQTQHDLKNRGIDVSEVKLNLPKMLAAKTSSVKALTGGIETYLFKKNGVDYIKGEASFASPSKINVNLLEGGETQVEAKNVIIATGSEVTPFPGIEIDEERIVSSTGALDLKEVPKKMVVIGGGIIGLELGSVWSRLGAEVTVVEYLGAVGAGMDGEVGKQFQKILQKQGFKFKLNTKVISGERNGDKVTLKVDAAKGGKEETLEADVVLVAIGRRPVTKGLNLEAIGVETDKRGRIVIDDQFNTSAKGVKCIGDVTFGPMLAHKAEEEGIAAVEIIKSGHGHVNYDAIPSVVYTHPEVAWVGKNEEELKAAGVAYKIGKYPFAANSRAKTNQDSEGFVKFIVEKETDQVLGCHIVGPNAGEMIASAVLAMEYKASAEDIARTCHAHPTLSEAFKEAALASYDKPINF, encoded by the exons ATGCTCTCCCGACAACCTTTT GCTCAAAACCTCCTTCGACCCCTGTCTAaaccttcctcctcgttctccaAGTCCTCTACATTACCCCGATTGACTTTCCTGCAATCGAGGGGACTGGCAACTTCCTCCGATCCCTACGATGTGGTTGTTATTGGTGGAGGACCGGGTGGATATGTAGCTGCGATCAAGGCTGCTCAGTTGGGTTTCAAG ACCGCTTGTATCGAGAAACGAGGAGCTTTAGGAGGAACATGTCTGAATGTCGGATGTATCCCATCTAAAGCTAT GTTGAACAACTCCCACATCTACCACCAAACGCAACACGATCTCAAAAACCGAGGAATCGACGTCTCCGAGGTCAAACTCAACTTACCCAAGATGTTGGCTGCCAAGACATCGTCCGTTAAAGCTCTGACCGGCGGTATCGAGACCTACTtgttcaagaagaacggCGTTGATTACATCAAAGGAGAAGCCTCTTTCGCTTCGCCCTCAAAGATAAATGTCAACTTGTTAGAAGGTGGTGAGACTCAGGTGGAAGCTAAGAACGTGATTATTGCTACTGGATCGGAAGTTACTCCTTTCCCTGGTATAGAAATTGACGAGGAGAGGATCGTGTCGAGTACTGGTGCTTTGGACTTGAAGGAAGTGCccaagaag ATGGTCGTCATTGGTGGTGGTATCATCGGTCTCGAACTGGGCTCAGTCTGGTCTAGATTAGGTGCTGAAGTCACTGTTGTCGAGTACCTCGGTGCGGTTGGTGCGGGTATGGACGGTGAAGTCGGCAAACAATTCCAGAAGATCCTTCAAAAGCAAGGCttcaagttcaagctcaacaccaAGGTGATCAGCGGTGAACGCAACGGAGACAAGGTCACTCTCAAGGTCGATGCCGCTAAAGGTGGTAAAGAGGAGACT CTCGAAGCCGATGTCGTACTGGTCGCTATCGGACGACGACCCGTCACCAAGGGTCTCAACCTTGAAGCTATCGGCGTAGAAACCGATAAGCGAGGCCGAATCGTCATCGACGACCAATTCAACACCTCTGCTAAGGGAGTCAAGTGTATCGGAGATGTCACTTTCGGTCCTATGCTTGCCCacaaggctgaagaggagg GTATCGCCGCTGTTGAAATTATCAAATCAGGTCACGGTCACGTCAACTACGATGCTATCCCCTCGGTAGTATACACCCACCCGGAAGTAGCGTGGGTCGGGAagaacgaggaagagctcaaagcCGCTGGGGTCGCCTACAAGATTGGAAAATACCCGTTCGCCGCCAACTCTCGAGCGAAAACTAACCAAGATTCGGAGGGTTTCGTCAAGTTTATCGTTGAGAAAGAGACTGATCAGGTCCTGGGCTGTCACATCGTGGGGCCGAATGCGGGCGAAATGATCGCTAGTGCAGTTCTGGCGATGGAATACAAGGCTTCAGCTGAAGATATCGCTCGAACTTGTCATGCCCACCCGACTTTGTCGGAAGCTTTCAAAGAAGCGGCCTTGGCTTCGTATGACAAGCCGATCAATTTCTAA
- a CDS encoding ATP phosphoribosyltransferase, whose amino-acid sequence MSAQSTIPPAASPSPVEGSAMGGRASKSSFGAESTMSLLVDSLKDRLLFAVPKKGRLMEKTLEILAGADIKYNRAHRLDVALVQNHPIALVFLPAADIPRFVALGSVALGITGQDVIAESTHADNITELLQLGFGKCSLQVQVPVTGPIQTVEGLSGGRIATSFEVLAAELFNGKSGIDSKTGKQTKVEYVGGSVEAACALGMADGIVDLVESGDTMRAAGLHAIHTLMKSEAVLITSKEPHQTLTPELKSLITLIKSRVAGVLAAKKYVYASYNIERKNLDKALTITPGRRAATVSPLETEGWVAVSSMVERKEMAKVMDELETTGAEDILIFALDNCRVGI is encoded by the exons atgtcagctcaatcaaCTATTCCTCCCGCAGCTTCCCCCTCTCCAGTCGAAGGCTCAGCAATGGGTGGCCGAGCGTCAAAATCGTCCTTTGGGGCAGAATCAACAATGTCGTTACTGGTAGACTCGCTGAAAGATAGGCTACTATTTGCCGTGCCGAAAAAAGGTAGATTGATGGAGAAAACCTTGGAAATCTTAGCTGGGGCAGATATAAAATATAATAGGGCTCATAGGTTGGATGTTGCGTTGGTGCAAAATCATCCTATTGCGTT AGTATTCCTCCCAGCAGCAGACATCCCCCGATTCGTCGCTCTCGGCTCCGTAGCCCTCGGTATAACAGGCCAAGACGTGATAGCCGAATCGACCCACGCCGACAACATCACCGAACTCCTTCAACTCGGCTTCGGCAAATGCTCCTTACAAGTCCAAGTACCCGTCACTGGCCCTATCCAGACTGTCGAGGGTCTATCAGGCGGTCGAATCGCTACTTCCTTCGAGGTCTTAGCTGCGGAGCTCTTCAACGGGAAATCCGGTATAGATTCCAAGACTGGCAAACAGACGAAGGTCGAGTATGTTGGTGGGAGTGTGGAAGCTGCTTGTGCGTTGGGTATGGCGGATGGAATCGTTGATCTGGTCG AATCCGGAGACACGATGCGCGCAGCAGGTCTTCACGCAATTCACACACTCATGAAATCCGAAGCCGTCCTCATCACCTCGAAAGAACCTCACCAAACACTCACGCCAGAGCTCAAATCGCTGATCACACTGATCAAATCCCGAGTCGCCGGTGTATTGGCAGCCAAGAAATACGTTTACGCATCGTATAATATTGAGAGGAAAAATCTGGACAAAGCGTTGACTATCACCCCCGGACGACGAGCAGCTACTGTCTCACCCTTAGAGACGGAGGGCTGGGTCGCCGTGTCTTCGATGGTGGAGCGTAAAGAGATGGCTAAAGTCATGGATGAGTTGGAAACTACGGGAGCGGAAGATATATTGATTTTCGCGCTGGATAATTGTAGAGTCGGTATCTAG